In the Candidatus Cloacimonas acidaminovorans str. Evry genome, one interval contains:
- a CDS encoding ChaN family lipoprotein translates to MKYIIVIIIIIMNLTILNADEYRIVDSRNGKTLTLQQMAKGLEKYDIIFFGEFHDNATLHQLERELVPLLDTKRELILSLEMFERDVQSDLDAYIEGWLSEDEFLAKSRPWSNYQDDYRPLIEYAKQKKLTVIAANIPRSIAGKMARTGPDFTETLAEEDKKWLPDKIDYPDDSYKKAFLATLEDMHSPMMNNNPDWLYQAQCLKDETMAESIVNALKMKPKARVLHFNGDFHSRNFSGTVSRVQSILPNKKIAVISPSYSENWQTANLTAEEKKSGTYIIYLPNQGGEQ, encoded by the coding sequence ATGAAATATATCATAGTAATTATAATCATAATAATGAACTTAACGATATTAAATGCAGATGAATATCGTATTGTGGATTCCCGCAATGGTAAAACTCTCACATTGCAACAAATGGCTAAAGGATTGGAAAAATACGATATTATATTTTTCGGAGAATTTCACGATAATGCTACTCTCCATCAGCTGGAAAGAGAACTTGTTCCTCTGCTGGATACAAAAAGAGAACTGATTCTCTCTCTGGAAATGTTTGAACGCGATGTCCAAAGTGATTTGGATGCTTATATAGAAGGTTGGCTTAGTGAAGATGAATTTTTGGCTAAAAGTCGTCCCTGGAGTAATTATCAGGATGACTATCGTCCCCTGATTGAATATGCCAAACAGAAAAAACTGACTGTAATAGCTGCTAATATTCCTCGTTCTATCGCTGGTAAAATGGCAAGAACAGGACCTGACTTTACTGAGACATTAGCAGAAGAAGATAAAAAATGGTTGCCCGATAAAATAGATTATCCTGATGACAGCTATAAAAAGGCATTCCTAGCAACCCTGGAAGATATGCATTCTCCGATGATGAATAATAACCCGGATTGGCTTTATCAAGCTCAATGTTTGAAAGATGAAACTATGGCAGAAAGCATTGTGAATGCCCTAAAAATGAAACCCAAAGCCCGGGTTCTCCATTTTAACGGTGATTTTCATAGCCGTAATTTTTCCGGAACTGTCAGTAGGGTTCAGTCAATTCTGCCTAATAAGAAAATTGCAGTTATTAGCCCTTCCTATAGCGAAAATTGGCAGACAGCAAATTTAACTGCGGAAGAGAAAAAATCAGGAACTTATATAATATATCTTCCTAATCAAGGAGGTGAACAATGA
- a CDS encoding IMPACT family protein, with protein sequence MLYTIEKKTDSEIKIKRSRFVAVLYPLPYVEEVKDILNEHYRLFSDATHNCYAYIHGLNREIIYYSDAGEPTGTAGKPILNTLLRNDLTNILAVVSRYFGGIKLGVKGLIAAYSEAVEQAILKSNLIEAKLLISFPLVCDYASFEYLKHSFQAIGGEIKQVIWSEEVSFILNLPAEQEKEFRKIIDGNKHKIRLNYQ encoded by the coding sequence ATGCTGTATACAATAGAAAAAAAGACCGATAGTGAAATAAAAATAAAGCGCTCCAGATTTGTAGCAGTGTTGTATCCTCTTCCCTATGTAGAAGAAGTTAAAGATATTTTGAATGAGCATTATCGGCTTTTTTCTGATGCCACTCATAATTGTTATGCCTATATTCACGGTTTAAACAGAGAAATTATCTATTATTCAGATGCTGGAGAACCAACTGGAACAGCTGGAAAACCAATATTGAATACACTTTTGCGAAATGACCTGACAAATATTCTGGCTGTTGTTTCCCGTTATTTTGGAGGTATAAAATTAGGTGTAAAAGGACTGATTGCTGCTTATTCTGAAGCGGTTGAACAGGCAATTCTGAAAAGTAATCTGATAGAAGCAAAGCTGCTAATTTCCTTTCCTCTTGTTTGTGATTATGCTTCTTTTGAATATCTAAAACATTCGTTTCAGGCAATCGGAGGAGAAATAAAGCAAGTGATATGGTCTGAAGAAGTTAGCTTTATACTAAATCTTCCGGCTGAACAAGAAAAGGAATTTCGTAAAATTATTGATGGCAATAAACACAAAATTCGCTTAAATTATCAGTAG
- the amrB gene encoding AmmeMemoRadiSam system protein B, whose translation MIRNPMHAGTFYPRFEQQIKRQIEGWISNAVTPLSSERALGVILPHAGYMYSGECATLGLHSISHENIDCFIILHPSHQANYFDFSVSPYQEYVNPLGTLDLDVELYNKIAPEADQNIPLILHQEEHSMEIQLPILNYFFPKAKILPIMFGNQIPAVAKRLADILYETIYSSTKRIVILCSSDLSHYHRARTAEEMDGILVKDVTALDPEHLWQDIIHSDCEACGIGGILCLLYYAQHYTNAKMKVIQYTHSGKISGNDSQVVGYLSAKLYI comes from the coding sequence ATGATTCGCAATCCTATGCATGCTGGAACCTTCTATCCCCGGTTTGAACAACAGATCAAGCGGCAGATAGAGGGTTGGATAAGCAATGCCGTAACTCCTCTTTCTTCGGAAAGAGCTTTAGGAGTTATTCTTCCTCATGCCGGTTATATGTATTCCGGTGAATGTGCTACTTTGGGTTTACATAGTATTTCCCACGAAAATATTGATTGTTTCATAATTCTTCATCCCAGCCATCAGGCAAACTATTTTGATTTCAGCGTTTCTCCCTATCAGGAATATGTAAATCCTTTAGGCACTTTGGATTTGGATGTGGAACTTTACAACAAAATAGCTCCTGAAGCAGATCAAAATATCCCCCTCATCTTACATCAGGAAGAGCACTCTATGGAAATTCAACTGCCCATATTAAATTACTTTTTCCCCAAGGCAAAAATCTTGCCTATTATGTTTGGCAATCAAATTCCTGCAGTGGCAAAACGCCTGGCAGATATACTTTATGAAACGATTTACAGTTCTACAAAGCGTATCGTTATCCTCTGTTCTTCAGATTTATCACATTACCATCGTGCCCGAACTGCCGAAGAAATGGATGGTATTTTAGTAAAAGATGTTACTGCTTTAGACCCGGAACATCTTTGGCAGGATATTATTCATAGCGATTGTGAGGCATGCGGCATCGGGGGAATCCTCTGCCTGTTGTATTATGCACAGCATTACACTAATGCCAAAATGAAAGTAATTCAATATACCCATTCGGGAAAGATATCCGGAAATGATTCTCAGGTAGTAGGTTATCTTTCTGCTAAACTTTATATTTAA
- a CDS encoding Y-family DNA polymerase, producing MNTTGLKNDNIVALVDCNNFYVSCERVFNPKLNNKPVAVLSNNDGCIVSRSQEIKDLKIPMGAPGFKYEGLIKKHGGTLLSSNYALYADMSSRVMEVLALFSPEVEIYSIDEAFLGLNGFKNRDLENFGKKIKRTVFQWTGIPVSVGISQTKTLAKVANHFAKRYSAFQGSLCLLDDERITKALAKTPVSEVWGIGRQYDKFLRQHKIETALQLRDAEDKFIEHYLTSVGLKTVLELRGYACIDLDEAPANKKSIVTSRSFGKQVSSLNDLQEAISEYVTRAAEKLRKQKSVAGLLMVFLSTNRFKEGPQYNNSLSTTLFPPTAYTPELIKTALNLLDDLYLPGFEFKKAGVMLADIIPEKDVPLSFMDTNYLDDKRKKLMEAMDKLNRTYGQDTLFYASSGIKKDWKMKRAKLSPHYTTHWNDLPKVK from the coding sequence ATGAATACTACCGGCTTAAAAAATGATAACATTGTTGCTCTGGTGGATTGCAACAATTTTTATGTATCCTGTGAACGAGTTTTCAATCCCAAATTGAATAATAAACCGGTAGCTGTCTTATCTAATAATGACGGTTGTATTGTTTCCCGCTCGCAAGAAATTAAAGACCTGAAAATTCCTATGGGAGCACCCGGATTTAAATATGAGGGATTGATCAAAAAACACGGTGGGACATTACTTTCTTCCAATTATGCTCTTTATGCGGATATGAGTTCAAGAGTGATGGAAGTTCTTGCTCTGTTTTCTCCGGAAGTAGAAATATACAGTATTGATGAGGCATTTTTAGGGTTAAACGGCTTTAAAAATAGAGACCTGGAGAACTTTGGCAAAAAGATAAAAAGAACGGTTTTTCAATGGACGGGAATTCCTGTTTCGGTGGGAATTTCCCAAACCAAAACGCTGGCTAAAGTTGCCAATCATTTTGCCAAACGCTATTCTGCTTTTCAAGGTTCGCTTTGTTTGCTGGATGATGAACGCATTACCAAAGCACTGGCAAAAACACCTGTCTCTGAAGTTTGGGGAATTGGAAGGCAATATGATAAATTTTTAAGACAGCATAAAATTGAAACAGCGCTCCAATTGAGGGATGCAGAGGATAAATTTATAGAGCATTATTTAACAAGTGTGGGCTTAAAAACCGTTTTGGAACTGCGTGGCTATGCTTGCATTGATTTGGATGAAGCTCCTGCAAACAAAAAAAGTATTGTCACTTCCCGCTCTTTTGGTAAACAGGTTTCCTCTCTTAATGACTTGCAAGAGGCAATTTCTGAATATGTTACTCGGGCCGCAGAAAAATTGCGGAAACAAAAAAGTGTGGCTGGATTGCTGATGGTGTTTCTTTCTACAAACCGTTTTAAGGAAGGACCTCAATACAACAATTCCCTTTCTACAACTCTCTTTCCGCCTACTGCTTATACTCCCGAACTGATAAAAACAGCTCTTAACCTGCTGGATGACTTATATTTACCGGGTTTTGAATTTAAAAAAGCCGGAGTAATGTTGGCTGATATTATTCCCGAAAAAGATGTTCCCTTAAGCTTTATGGACACAAATTATCTGGATGATAAACGCAAAAAACTGATGGAAGCAATGGATAAACTAAATAGAACTTATGGTCAGGACACTCTTTTTTATGCCAGTAGCGGAATAAAAAAGGACTGGAAAATGAAACGGGCAAAACTTTCACCTCATTATACAACCCACTGGAATGACCTTCCGAAGGTGAAATAA